A single Acidobacteriota bacterium DNA region contains:
- a CDS encoding PqqD family protein, translating into MTTEPHVGARVTVPAHVVVRIMRDTTVLLNSRTGRYFTLDDVGTSAWNLLVVSPSLGEAYDALLREYDVAPDDLRRDLDALVDRLVVEGLLERVGA; encoded by the coding sequence GTGACCACAGAACCGCACGTCGGCGCGCGCGTGACGGTGCCGGCGCACGTCGTCGTCCGGATCATGCGCGACACGACCGTGCTGCTGAACAGCCGGACCGGCCGCTACTTCACGCTCGACGACGTCGGGACGAGCGCGTGGAACCTGCTGGTGGTATCGCCGTCGCTCGGTGAAGCGTACGACGCGCTCCTGCGGGAGTACGACGTCGCGCCGGACGATCTGCGCCGCGATCTCGACGCCCTCGTCGACCGGCTCGTCGTGGAGGGACTGCTGGAGCGTGTCGGTGCCTGA
- a CDS encoding sugar transferase — protein sequence MAATSDVGHERLIATALSAGARPWDRALKRAFDVALSGLGLIASWPVWILAAIAIKLEDGGPVFYAQPRVGLHGRVFRVLKFRSMIPDAEARVGALQASAGDPRVTRIGRLMRATAIDELPQLLSIFTGDMSFVGPRALRPGEIEVGSAGEHVALEDVPGFAVRCQVRPGLTGLAQIFAPRDLPRRHKFRYDRVYIRRQSFALDVRLVAVSFWISARGAWERRGRKF from the coding sequence ATGGCGGCGACGAGCGACGTCGGGCACGAACGGCTGATCGCCACGGCGCTCTCCGCCGGTGCGCGTCCCTGGGACCGGGCGCTCAAGCGGGCATTCGACGTCGCACTCTCCGGCCTCGGACTGATCGCATCCTGGCCCGTCTGGATCCTCGCCGCGATCGCGATCAAGCTCGAGGACGGCGGGCCGGTCTTCTACGCGCAGCCGCGGGTCGGCCTCCATGGCCGAGTGTTTCGCGTCCTGAAGTTCCGCTCCATGATCCCGGACGCGGAAGCGCGCGTGGGCGCCCTCCAGGCGTCGGCGGGTGATCCGCGCGTGACGAGGATCGGCCGTCTGATGCGGGCGACGGCCATCGACGAGCTGCCTCAGTTGCTCAGCATCTTCACCGGAGACATGAGCTTCGTCGGGCCTCGGGCGCTGCGGCCGGGAGAAATCGAAGTCGGATCGGCTGGCGAGCACGTGGCGCTCGAAGACGTGCCGGGCTTCGCGGTCCGGTGCCAGGTTCGCCCTGGACTCACTGGTCTTGCCCAGATCTTCGCGCCGCGGGATCTTCCGAGACGTCACAAGTTCCGATACGACCGTGTGTACATCCGGCGGCAGTCGTTCGCTCTCGACGTGCGTCTGGTGGCCGTGTCCTTCTGGATCAGCGCGCGCGGTGCCTGGGAGCGCCGTGGCCGGAAGTTCTGA
- a CDS encoding class I SAM-dependent methyltransferase, whose amino-acid sequence MSYADVSSHRPMALDAVRNGAYERALARVVTPDSVVLDLGAGTGVLGLIAARLGARRVFLVEPEDILQVAEEVVAANGLQDRVTCLHARIEDVTLPERADVIVSVMTGNLVVTEDLLPALLHARDAMLAPGGVLIPGAAALEVAPVSVPALHDKHVAAWSVPQCGVDLGAVRPYATNTLYFERDALRQADWLSPPQRLKTIDFGRDDYTPVHAAVEYEIERPGVCHGWAGWTCLAIGDDWLSTSPFAPAVHWAAAFLPLDPPLTVAAGDRLTLELARAPRGDWTWVTSTSTETQRHSTLLGTPMTSATLRRASVHYRPSLNADGRALLGVLTACDGRSDVAALASALRAAQPGRWDVADAIAFVQRAIKSFAS is encoded by the coding sequence ATGAGCTACGCGGACGTGTCCAGCCACCGGCCGATGGCGCTCGACGCCGTCCGCAACGGCGCGTACGAGCGGGCGCTCGCGCGCGTCGTGACCCCCGACAGCGTGGTGCTCGACCTCGGCGCCGGCACGGGCGTGCTGGGGCTGATTGCAGCCCGGCTCGGTGCGCGGCGCGTCTTCCTGGTGGAGCCGGAAGACATCCTGCAGGTCGCCGAGGAGGTGGTGGCCGCCAATGGGCTGCAGGATCGGGTGACCTGCCTGCACGCGCGGATCGAGGACGTGACGCTCCCCGAGCGCGCGGACGTCATCGTGTCCGTGATGACGGGCAACCTCGTCGTCACGGAAGATCTCTTGCCAGCGTTGCTTCACGCGCGCGACGCGATGCTCGCGCCGGGCGGCGTGTTGATTCCCGGCGCCGCCGCGCTGGAGGTTGCGCCGGTCTCGGTCCCGGCGCTGCACGACAAGCACGTGGCGGCCTGGTCCGTTCCTCAGTGCGGCGTGGATCTGGGCGCCGTACGGCCATATGCGACCAACACGCTGTACTTCGAACGAGACGCACTCCGGCAGGCGGACTGGCTTTCGCCGCCACAGCGGCTGAAGACGATCGACTTCGGGCGCGACGACTACACGCCCGTGCACGCGGCCGTCGAGTACGAGATCGAGCGGCCCGGCGTCTGCCATGGCTGGGCCGGCTGGACGTGCCTGGCGATCGGCGATGACTGGCTGTCGACGTCACCGTTCGCCCCGGCCGTCCATTGGGCCGCGGCGTTTCTTCCGCTCGATCCGCCGCTGACGGTGGCCGCGGGCGATCGGCTCACGCTGGAGCTTGCTCGAGCTCCGCGCGGAGACTGGACCTGGGTGACGAGCACGTCCACTGAAACACAGCGGCATTCGACGCTGCTCGGAACGCCCATGACCTCGGCGACCCTTCGGCGCGCCTCGGTGCACTACCGTCCATCGCTGAACGCCGACGGCCGCGCGCTGCTCGGCGTCCTCACGGCGTGTGACGGCAGGTCGGATGTCGCGGCGCTGGCGTCGGCGCTCCGGGCGGCACAGCCGGGCCGATGGGACGTGGCGGACGCGATCGCGTTCGTGCAACGCGCGATCAAGAGCTTCGCGTCCTGA
- a CDS encoding PilZ domain-containing protein has translation MLDRLHGHVAERDMPLMVRELSLGGMSLETPVALAIGSVHEFRLTLGDGSTVLLRGRVLRSSDVSPDGAAPRFVSGIQFVGDDDDSVGGLIDRLA, from the coding sequence ATGCTCGACCGCCTGCACGGCCACGTGGCCGAACGGGACATGCCGCTCATGGTCCGCGAACTGAGCCTCGGCGGCATGAGCCTCGAGACACCGGTCGCGCTCGCGATCGGCAGTGTGCACGAATTCCGTTTGACGCTCGGCGACGGGTCCACCGTGCTGCTTCGCGGCAGGGTGTTGCGGTCCTCGGACGTGTCCCCGGACGGCGCGGCGCCACGCTTCGTCTCCGGCATCCAGTTCGTCGGCGACGATGACGACTCGGTCGGCGGCCTGATCGACCGGCTCGCCTGA
- a CDS encoding glycosyltransferase family 4 protein produces MHVVFFNRSFYPDTAATGQILTDLCEDLVALHGCRVTVVTGVPLLPARDAGRAPARERYRGIDIRRVRGTAWSKRRFIGRATNYVTYFLSACWAGLWLDRPDVVVALTDPPIIGLAGWFAAARARAPFVMSYQDLFPEVTILLKDFQSPAVNAMLQTVNRFLCQRATRIVALGETMRARLIENKGAPPERTVIIPSGADTKAIVPGPKQNAFAARHDLTGSFVVMHSGNLGLSQSLETLVDAAACLCDVPDIRIVFQGDGVMKPELEARARALGLTNVLFLPFQPKETLGESFAAADLFVVSLQAGLAGYIVPSKLYGILAAGRPYVAAVDEACEVAAITRRHGCGVMARPGDARDLAAKILDLYRDRERLERAGASARAASLEFDRTAQVAKYMSLFTSLARPDGLSIPGKIAATSQTE; encoded by the coding sequence ATGCACGTCGTCTTCTTCAACCGATCGTTCTACCCGGATACGGCGGCGACCGGTCAGATTCTCACGGATCTCTGCGAAGACCTGGTCGCTCTGCACGGCTGCCGGGTGACCGTCGTGACAGGCGTTCCGTTGCTGCCGGCGCGCGATGCGGGACGGGCGCCGGCACGAGAGCGCTATCGCGGCATCGACATCCGGCGCGTTCGCGGCACCGCATGGTCGAAGCGACGCTTCATCGGACGGGCCACCAACTACGTCACCTACTTCCTCTCCGCGTGCTGGGCCGGCCTGTGGCTCGATCGGCCGGATGTCGTCGTCGCGCTCACCGATCCGCCGATCATCGGGCTGGCGGGATGGTTCGCCGCGGCGCGGGCTCGCGCGCCGTTCGTCATGTCCTATCAGGATCTCTTTCCGGAGGTCACGATCCTCCTGAAGGACTTCCAGAGTCCCGCCGTCAACGCGATGCTCCAGACGGTCAACCGGTTTCTCTGCCAGCGCGCCACGCGCATCGTCGCGCTTGGCGAGACGATGCGTGCGCGGCTGATCGAGAACAAGGGCGCGCCGCCCGAGCGAACCGTGATCATTCCCAGCGGAGCGGACACGAAGGCGATCGTGCCGGGTCCGAAGCAGAACGCGTTCGCCGCCCGCCACGACCTGACCGGCAGCTTCGTCGTGATGCACTCGGGCAACCTCGGGTTGTCGCAGAGCCTCGAGACGCTGGTCGACGCGGCGGCGTGTCTCTGCGACGTGCCGGACATCCGCATCGTGTTCCAGGGTGACGGCGTGATGAAGCCCGAGCTCGAGGCCAGAGCGCGCGCACTCGGGCTGACCAACGTGTTGTTCCTGCCGTTTCAGCCGAAGGAGACGCTCGGCGAGTCGTTCGCGGCCGCCGATCTGTTCGTCGTCTCTCTCCAAGCCGGCCTCGCCGGCTACATCGTGCCGAGCAAGCTGTACGGCATTCTCGCCGCCGGGCGGCCGTACGTGGCGGCGGTCGACGAGGCTTGTGAGGTCGCGGCGATCACGAGACGACACGGGTGCGGCGTGATGGCGAGGCCAGGCGACGCTCGTGACCTCGCGGCGAAGATCCTGGACCTGTACCGCGACCGCGAGCGGCTCGAGCGCGCGGGGGCGAGCGCGCGAGCGGCGAGCCTCGAGTTCGATCGTACCGCGCAGGTGGCGAAGTACATGTCGCTCTTCACGTCGCTGGCCCGTCCGGACGGACTGTCGATTCCGGGTAAGATAGCGGCGACTTCCCAGACCGAATAA
- a CDS encoding O-antigen ligase family protein: MGRLDRWLVALLAWAALSFGGVYAWGYWSISLWAAALAVWIIMATRAWQDQAVRLMAASLAIVAATMLLQIVPLPRSVFLAISPAADAILRELDVQYLIQPPPWHPLSVAPASTATALAVFVALSLLMVALTHAMARVDLDRLVVGITALGAALAVFAVMQRAADVRSDDVQQWKLVYGFWKPEQAGDVFGPFINRNHFAGWMLMAVPLALGYSCAVLESAGLSAHDGWRRWLRWTMRPAASRFMTLALAVLAMGAALTASGSRSGMASFAVAVAVLAAFVAMRLGRRRLRTVAVAYLMILLVGAIAWAGAGQAAHRFSLASTDAAGRLAAWRDTLRIVRDFPLSGTGIGGYGRAMLVYQTAGRDTFYAQAHNDYLQLAAEGGLLVGAPAAACLVALVGRIRARIAGRGDRADVYWIRAGAIAGLAGIASQSLMDFSLQLAGNAVLFVVLVSIALHRPSAHAARV, from the coding sequence GTGGGGCGCCTCGATCGCTGGCTCGTCGCGTTGCTCGCGTGGGCCGCCCTCTCGTTCGGCGGCGTGTACGCCTGGGGCTACTGGTCGATCTCGCTCTGGGCCGCGGCGCTCGCCGTGTGGATCATCATGGCGACACGGGCGTGGCAGGACCAGGCCGTCCGCCTGATGGCCGCGAGCCTGGCCATCGTCGCCGCGACGATGCTCCTGCAGATCGTGCCGCTGCCTCGGAGCGTGTTCCTCGCGATCAGCCCGGCGGCGGACGCGATCCTGCGCGAGCTGGACGTCCAATACCTCATCCAGCCGCCGCCCTGGCACCCGCTGTCGGTGGCGCCCGCGTCCACCGCCACGGCCCTCGCGGTCTTCGTCGCGCTCTCGCTCTTGATGGTCGCGCTGACGCATGCGATGGCGCGGGTCGATCTGGACCGGCTCGTGGTCGGCATCACGGCGCTCGGCGCGGCGCTCGCCGTGTTCGCCGTGATGCAGCGCGCGGCGGACGTGCGCAGCGACGACGTTCAGCAGTGGAAGCTCGTCTATGGATTCTGGAAACCGGAGCAGGCGGGCGACGTGTTCGGGCCGTTCATCAACCGCAATCATTTCGCCGGCTGGATGCTCATGGCTGTACCGCTGGCGCTCGGCTATTCGTGCGCCGTCCTCGAGTCGGCCGGCCTTTCGGCGCACGACGGCTGGCGACGCTGGCTGCGATGGACGATGCGCCCTGCGGCGAGCCGGTTCATGACGTTGGCGCTCGCGGTCCTGGCGATGGGAGCGGCGCTCACCGCGAGCGGATCGCGGTCGGGCATGGCCAGCTTCGCGGTGGCGGTCGCCGTCCTGGCCGCTTTCGTCGCGATGCGTTTGGGACGGCGCCGTTTACGCACGGTGGCGGTCGCGTACCTGATGATCCTCCTCGTCGGCGCCATCGCCTGGGCTGGCGCCGGTCAAGCGGCGCATCGCTTCTCGCTCGCCTCGACCGACGCTGCCGGACGGTTGGCCGCCTGGCGCGACACGCTGCGCATCGTCCGCGACTTCCCGCTGTCGGGCACCGGCATCGGTGGGTATGGCCGAGCCATGCTCGTCTATCAGACCGCCGGCCGCGACACGTTCTACGCGCAGGCGCACAACGATTACCTCCAACTGGCGGCGGAAGGTGGCCTGCTCGTCGGCGCGCCGGCCGCCGCGTGCCTGGTGGCGCTCGTCGGCCGGATCCGCGCACGGATCGCCGGTCGCGGCGACCGCGCCGACGTCTATTGGATTCGGGCCGGTGCCATCGCTGGCCTCGCTGGCATCGCATCGCAGTCCCTCATGGATTTCAGCCTGCAGCTCGCGGGAAACGCCGTGCTCTTCGTCGTGCTCGTGTCCATCGCGCTTCACCGACCGTCTGCTCATGCGGCTCGCGTTTGA
- a CDS encoding NAD(P)/FAD-dependent oxidoreductase, whose product MHDVVVVGAGPAGSVTARRLAEAGHHVLMLEEHGTPGLPSHCTGLLGFDAFDAFALPRDVILGEATSARFWGTAGHSVLVRSDRVRAAVIDRVALDRDLAERAGRAGVEIRTSARADRIDVGPRSVTVAIRDGHAVTARVAVLACGANYRFHKALQLGVPPVFLQSVQLETPFPEAGSVEVRFGRNLAPAGFGWLVPLQRAGRWHARIGLMSQTRSRERFAALVGALCERAGLDPADMPEPRMKMLPLAPISRTYADRVLAVGDAAGLVKPTTGGGIFYAMVSGALAADVLSVALGRDRLDAGALRAYESSWRRELGREIRAGLAFRRIVSGLSDESIDALIELSRVDGVVPLLQKTASFNWHRKAAVALLKHPAVRRIVLKSWRESVSLG is encoded by the coding sequence GTGCACGATGTGGTGGTGGTGGGCGCGGGCCCCGCGGGCTCGGTCACGGCTCGCCGACTCGCCGAAGCCGGTCATCACGTGCTCATGCTCGAAGAGCACGGGACGCCGGGGCTGCCATCGCACTGCACGGGGTTGCTCGGCTTCGACGCGTTCGACGCGTTCGCGCTGCCGCGCGACGTGATTCTCGGCGAAGCGACGTCGGCGCGATTCTGGGGCACTGCAGGACACTCGGTGCTCGTGCGCAGCGATCGCGTGCGCGCGGCGGTGATCGATCGCGTCGCGCTCGACCGCGATCTGGCCGAGCGGGCCGGGCGAGCCGGCGTCGAGATTCGGACGAGCGCCCGGGCCGACCGGATCGACGTGGGCCCTCGATCCGTCACCGTCGCCATTCGCGACGGGCACGCCGTCACCGCGCGCGTCGCCGTTCTGGCGTGCGGCGCGAACTATCGGTTCCACAAGGCGCTGCAGCTCGGCGTTCCGCCGGTCTTCCTGCAGAGCGTGCAGCTCGAGACGCCGTTTCCGGAGGCTGGCAGCGTCGAGGTGCGGTTCGGCCGGAATCTGGCGCCCGCAGGTTTCGGCTGGCTGGTTCCACTCCAGCGGGCTGGTCGCTGGCACGCGCGGATCGGCCTCATGAGCCAGACTCGCAGCCGTGAGCGCTTCGCTGCGCTCGTTGGCGCGCTGTGCGAGCGGGCCGGGCTGGATCCGGCGGACATGCCGGAGCCGCGAATGAAGATGCTGCCGCTCGCGCCGATCTCGCGCACCTACGCGGATCGCGTGCTGGCGGTCGGTGACGCGGCCGGTCTCGTGAAGCCCACGACCGGCGGCGGCATCTTCTACGCCATGGTCAGCGGAGCGCTTGCGGCGGACGTGTTGTCCGTCGCGCTCGGCCGTGACCGCCTGGACGCCGGCGCGCTGCGCGCGTACGAATCGAGCTGGCGTCGCGAGCTGGGCCGGGAAATCCGCGCCGGGCTCGCGTTCCGCCGCATCGTCTCGGGCCTGAGCGACGAGTCGATCGACGCCCTCATCGAGCTGAGCCGCGTGGATGGCGTCGTGCCGCTGCTCCAGAAGACCGCGTCGTTCAACTGGCACCGCAAGGCGGCCGTGGCGCTTCTGAAACATCCGGCCGTCCGCAGGATCGTGCTGAAGTCCTGGCGGGAATCGGTCAGCTTGGGCTGA
- a CDS encoding carbamoyltransferase translates to MNILGINAYHGDVSAVLVRDGQLVAAVEEERFRRIKHVAGFPAEAIRSCLAMGGITGRDVAHVAVSRNPKANLIRKGWFALTQRPGGALVKDRAANYQRVARIPEAVAEALHLQPGDCRPAVHWVEHHPSHLASTFFVSPFDEAAVCAIDGFGDFVSTSWAVGRGARLDVRHRVCFPHSLGLLYLAITQYLGFTKYGDEFKVMGLAPYGAPDFTREIRELIRLQPRGRFELDLSYFQHWTGEAAMTWDEGEPVIGRVFTERLEALLGPARSAAEPVTPRHEAIAASLQVVFEDAVFHVLDAVHADTGLTRLCLAGGCAMNSVANGRIRERTPFREVYIQPASGDNGTALGAAYWVWHQVLGQPRSFVMTDGYWGPSFDAAAVDAALAARRADLDAQRCTIQVIGREDDLCAFTADRIADGLVIGWFQGGMEWGARALGNRSILADPRRADMREIINTKIKFREKFRPFAPSVAIEAHRDYFVGAVPDPFMLQVYPIRPEKRAVVPAVTHVDGSGRLQTVSEATNPRYWRLIRAFERRTGVPIVLNTSFNENEPIVHQPAEALDCFLRTRMDVLVLNDRVVTKG, encoded by the coding sequence ATGAACATCCTCGGGATCAACGCCTACCACGGCGATGTGTCAGCCGTGCTCGTGCGCGATGGGCAACTCGTTGCGGCGGTCGAGGAGGAGCGCTTTCGCCGCATCAAGCACGTGGCAGGCTTTCCGGCCGAGGCGATTCGGTCGTGTCTGGCGATGGGCGGCATCACGGGACGCGACGTCGCGCACGTCGCCGTGTCGCGCAACCCGAAGGCCAACCTCATCCGCAAGGGCTGGTTTGCGCTCACGCAGCGCCCCGGCGGTGCGCTGGTGAAGGACCGCGCCGCGAACTACCAGCGCGTCGCGCGCATTCCCGAGGCCGTGGCCGAAGCCCTGCACCTGCAGCCTGGCGACTGCCGGCCCGCCGTGCACTGGGTCGAGCACCATCCGTCGCACCTCGCCAGCACCTTCTTCGTCTCGCCGTTCGACGAGGCCGCGGTGTGCGCGATCGACGGCTTCGGCGACTTCGTCAGCACGTCGTGGGCGGTCGGCCGTGGCGCCAGGCTCGACGTTCGCCACCGCGTCTGCTTTCCGCACTCGCTGGGGTTGCTCTACCTCGCCATCACGCAGTACCTGGGATTCACGAAGTACGGCGACGAGTTCAAGGTCATGGGCCTCGCGCCGTACGGCGCCCCTGATTTCACCCGCGAGATTCGCGAGCTGATTCGCCTGCAGCCCCGCGGACGGTTCGAGCTCGACCTCTCCTACTTCCAGCACTGGACCGGCGAGGCGGCGATGACGTGGGACGAGGGCGAGCCGGTCATCGGGCGAGTGTTCACCGAGCGGCTCGAGGCGCTGCTCGGCCCGGCCCGCAGCGCGGCCGAACCGGTGACGCCGCGGCACGAGGCCATCGCGGCCTCGTTGCAGGTCGTCTTCGAGGACGCCGTCTTCCACGTGCTCGACGCCGTGCACGCCGACACCGGGCTGACGCGCCTCTGTCTGGCGGGCGGCTGTGCGATGAACAGCGTGGCCAACGGCCGGATTCGCGAGCGCACGCCGTTTCGCGAGGTCTACATCCAACCGGCGTCCGGCGACAACGGCACGGCGCTCGGCGCGGCGTACTGGGTCTGGCATCAGGTGCTCGGCCAGCCACGTTCGTTCGTCATGACAGACGGCTACTGGGGGCCGTCGTTCGATGCCGCGGCCGTCGACGCCGCCCTCGCCGCGAGGCGCGCGGATCTCGACGCGCAGCGCTGCACGATCCAGGTCATCGGCCGCGAAGACGACCTCTGCGCGTTCACCGCCGACCGTATCGCCGACGGCCTGGTGATCGGCTGGTTCCAGGGTGGGATGGAGTGGGGCGCGCGCGCGCTCGGCAATCGCAGCATCCTTGCCGATCCGCGGCGGGCAGACATGCGCGAGATCATCAACACGAAGATCAAGTTTCGCGAGAAGTTCCGGCCGTTCGCGCCGTCGGTGGCGATCGAAGCTCATCGGGACTACTTCGTCGGCGCCGTGCCCGACCCGTTCATGCTGCAGGTGTATCCCATTCGCCCCGAGAAGCGCGCGGTCGTGCCGGCGGTGACCCACGTGGACGGCAGCGGCCGGCTGCAAACGGTCAGCGAGGCGACGAACCCGCGCTACTGGCGATTGATCCGGGCATTCGAGCGGCGCACGGGCGTGCCCATCGTCCTCAACACGTCGTTCAACGAGAACGAGCCCATCGTCCACCAGCCGGCGGAGGCGCTCGATTGCTTCCTGCGCACGCGCATGGACGTTCTCGTGCTGAACGATCGCGTCGTCACCAAGGGCTGA
- a CDS encoding glycosyltransferase family 2 protein, whose translation MTAVRREVSVLIPVRNGEPFLAETIEAALAQTLPPLEVIVVDDGSTDGSREVAVRFAPRVSVVSNTAGRGASAARTCASRLARGAYFQYVDADDLLHPHALEARVSALEATGAAVAISDWRRLVPSERGWCASKTEVGDLASLAPPWDLRVFEGFWAPPAAILYRRSVFEAVGQWHDGLPVIQDARFLFDAVRHGARPVHVHGVGADYRQHGAGSLSSASASRFWGDVYRNALEVETMWRETNELDAPHRRALADAYALCARTSVAADQELFAQSCAALRRFADHHRSRFGRAAAALSGWFGASVARTVLNAARRREAPPA comes from the coding sequence GTGACGGCCGTGCGTCGCGAGGTGTCGGTGCTGATCCCGGTTCGCAACGGCGAGCCGTTTCTCGCCGAGACGATCGAGGCCGCGCTGGCACAGACGCTGCCGCCGCTCGAGGTCATCGTGGTCGACGATGGATCGACGGACGGATCGAGAGAGGTGGCAGTGCGCTTCGCGCCGCGCGTGTCGGTGGTCTCCAACACCGCCGGTCGCGGCGCCAGCGCGGCCCGCACGTGTGCCTCCAGGCTCGCGCGCGGCGCGTACTTCCAGTACGTCGATGCCGATGATCTCCTGCACCCGCACGCGCTCGAGGCCCGCGTGAGCGCGCTCGAGGCGACCGGCGCGGCCGTGGCGATCAGCGACTGGCGGCGGCTCGTGCCGAGCGAGCGTGGATGGTGTGCGTCGAAGACCGAAGTGGGCGACCTCGCGAGCCTGGCGCCGCCGTGGGATCTGCGGGTGTTCGAAGGGTTCTGGGCTCCCCCCGCCGCGATCCTGTACCGGCGGAGCGTCTTCGAGGCCGTGGGGCAGTGGCACGACGGGCTGCCGGTGATCCAGGACGCGCGGTTTCTCTTCGATGCGGTGCGGCACGGAGCGCGGCCCGTGCACGTCCACGGCGTGGGCGCCGATTACCGGCAGCACGGCGCGGGAAGCCTCTCGTCGGCGAGCGCGTCGCGATTCTGGGGCGACGTCTATCGGAACGCGCTCGAGGTCGAGACCATGTGGCGTGAAACGAACGAGCTGGATGCGCCTCATCGCCGGGCGCTCGCCGACGCCTACGCGTTGTGCGCGCGGACGTCGGTCGCCGCGGATCAGGAGCTGTTCGCTCAGAGCTGCGCGGCGCTGCGGCGGTTCGCCGACCATCACCGCTCGCGGTTCGGTAGGGCAGCGGCGGCGCTGAGCGGGTGGTTCGGCGCCAGCGTGGCCCGGACCGTGCTGAACGCGGCCCGCCGGCGGGAGGCGCCACCGGCATGA
- a CDS encoding nucleotidyltransferase family protein encodes MQMLDPIAAVLRGDPSGALALAPLDAAEVCVTARAHGVLPLLADALADSEMASMRRALDEADRPHACLDMTREQRLRELLAAFDSAGAPALLMKGAALAYTHYPRPDLRPRIDTDVLVRPADRSRAEAALREQGYRAVAQVSGDLVTSQAAFSREEDGVSVHTVDLHWQIANPRVFAGVLTFDDVAANAVPVAALGPSARALGDVHALLLACVHRVAHHAASDRLIWIYDVHLIASRLTDSGWRALAVLADARGVSLICRRSLERAAALFETPVPAHVWADPRLDPATHLNESSAGFLTTTKGQWRIFLSDVAALTRWRDRAHLVREHLFPPPDYMKRVYAPASRAPLGWLYAQRAWRGARRWMARS; translated from the coding sequence GTGCAGATGCTCGATCCGATCGCGGCCGTGCTGCGAGGCGATCCGTCCGGTGCGTTGGCTCTGGCGCCGCTCGACGCTGCGGAGGTCTGCGTGACGGCGAGGGCGCACGGTGTCTTGCCTCTGCTCGCCGACGCGCTCGCGGACTCGGAGATGGCGTCGATGCGGCGGGCGCTGGACGAAGCCGATCGTCCGCATGCCTGCCTCGACATGACGCGCGAGCAGCGGCTCCGCGAGCTGCTCGCGGCCTTCGACTCCGCCGGTGCGCCGGCGCTCTTGATGAAAGGTGCGGCGCTGGCCTATACGCACTACCCGCGCCCGGATCTGCGGCCGCGAATCGATACCGACGTGCTGGTCCGTCCGGCGGACCGCTCACGCGCCGAGGCCGCCTTGCGCGAGCAGGGCTACCGCGCCGTGGCCCAGGTGTCGGGTGACCTCGTCACGTCCCAGGCGGCGTTCAGCCGCGAGGAAGACGGCGTCAGCGTCCACACGGTGGACCTCCACTGGCAGATCGCCAATCCGCGCGTGTTCGCCGGCGTGCTCACGTTCGACGACGTGGCGGCGAACGCCGTGCCGGTGGCGGCCCTGGGGCCGTCCGCCCGCGCGCTCGGCGACGTGCATGCGCTGCTGCTCGCCTGCGTCCATCGCGTCGCGCACCATGCGGCGTCCGACCGCTTGATTTGGATCTACGACGTGCACCTCATCGCATCGCGCTTGACCGACTCCGGCTGGCGCGCGCTCGCCGTGCTGGCGGATGCGCGCGGCGTCTCGCTGATTTGCCGACGGAGCCTCGAGCGAGCCGCGGCGTTGTTCGAGACGCCGGTACCTGCGCACGTCTGGGCCGATCCGCGCCTGGATCCCGCGACCCATCTGAATGAGTCGAGCGCCGGGTTCCTGACGACCACGAAAGGGCAGTGGCGGATCTTCTTGTCCGACGTGGCCGCGCTGACTCGCTGGCGCGATCGCGCGCACCTCGTGCGGGAGCACCTGTTTCCGCCTCCGGACTACATGAAGCGCGTGTACGCGCCGGCGAGCAGGGCGCCGCTCGGCTGGCTGTACGCCCAACGCGCCTGGCGCGGCGCGCGCAGATGGATGGCCCGGAGCTGA
- a CDS encoding lasso peptide biosynthesis B2 protein, which translates to MPDAQSAAQRRGPASTWRAMTWADRALLLHAGLLMLAASAVLKIATFNRVHERLARFRPAQSPRAATADAHGAERLARIVDMASRHVPFGGACLQRSLVLWWLLQRRGMPGVIRVGARRSDAGFHAHAWVELEGRPLGDSDRRAVDEYLPMPWLPADRRR; encoded by the coding sequence GTGCCTGATGCTCAGTCGGCCGCGCAGCGGCGCGGACCGGCCTCGACCTGGCGAGCGATGACGTGGGCCGATCGCGCGTTGCTGCTCCATGCCGGGCTGCTGATGCTCGCCGCGAGCGCGGTGCTGAAGATCGCGACGTTCAACCGCGTACACGAACGCCTCGCACGGTTCCGGCCGGCGCAATCGCCGCGGGCAGCCACCGCTGACGCCCACGGCGCGGAGCGGCTGGCCCGAATCGTCGACATGGCGTCGCGCCACGTACCGTTCGGCGGCGCCTGCCTACAGCGGTCGCTGGTTCTCTGGTGGCTGCTCCAGCGTCGCGGCATGCCTGGAGTCATTCGCGTCGGGGCTCGAAGGAGCGACGCCGGGTTCCATGCGCACGCCTGGGTGGAACTCGAGGGCCGGCCGCTCGGCGACAGCGATCGCCGCGCGGTGGACGAGTACCTGCCGATGCCGTGGCTGCCGGCGGACCGGCGGCGATGA